The following are encoded in a window of Candidatus Zixiibacteriota bacterium genomic DNA:
- a CDS encoding sigma-54 dependent transcriptional regulator: MSKILLIDDEHEIRSTLSAALGRRGYRVDTALDITGAKKKDFLKYDLILLDVMLPDGDGVGLLEEIIKADGSPPVVMISGHSGIDTAVRSIQLGASDFLEKPLSLERILITIENVLHTRKLKDENIELSNKIYGRLIGKSVAMNKIKKDIEKTAGKSNRFLILGENGTGKEMIARMIHQHCKYKSGRFVPVNCAALPAELVESELFGHIKGSFTGAIADKSGRFAEADKGTIFLDEIADMKPDAQAKILRVLESGELRSVGSSETIHIELNVVAATNKNIQKLIDDGEFRQDLFYRLNVVTLDLPPLRERKKDIPLLLEHFLCEFAESAGRTPVELTKDALEFLMVYDYPGNVREMRNIAERISIYINKAKADKADIRPLLSGASSRDFVPLKDAVDDFESEYIQRAIGICGGNIAEAARRLGLERSHLYKKMKKLGLE; this comes from the coding sequence ATGTCTAAAATATTGTTGATAGATGACGAGCATGAAATCCGCAGTACGCTATCTGCCGCCCTTGGTCGTCGCGGCTATCGGGTCGATACCGCACTTGATATCACGGGAGCGAAAAAGAAAGATTTCCTAAAATACGATTTGATTTTACTCGATGTTATGCTGCCCGATGGAGACGGAGTGGGATTGCTGGAGGAAATAATAAAGGCCGACGGCTCGCCTCCGGTAGTAATGATCTCGGGGCATTCGGGGATTGATACGGCTGTGCGGTCGATTCAATTAGGCGCGTCCGATTTTTTGGAAAAACCATTGTCGCTCGAACGGATACTTATTACTATTGAAAATGTCCTGCATACGCGCAAACTCAAAGATGAAAACATAGAATTATCGAATAAAATTTATGGACGGCTAATTGGAAAATCGGTGGCGATGAATAAAATTAAAAAAGATATTGAAAAGACCGCGGGTAAATCCAATCGTTTTTTGATTCTCGGTGAAAACGGAACCGGCAAGGAAATGATTGCGCGCATGATTCACCAACACTGCAAATACAAATCTGGCCGATTCGTTCCGGTTAATTGCGCCGCATTGCCGGCCGAGCTGGTCGAATCTGAACTCTTTGGGCATATTAAGGGATCGTTTACCGGTGCCATCGCCGATAAATCCGGACGATTTGCTGAGGCCGATAAAGGGACGATATTTTTGGATGAGATCGCCGATATGAAGCCGGACGCTCAGGCCAAAATTTTGCGCGTTCTCGAAAGCGGCGAATTGCGCTCGGTCGGGTCGAGCGAAACGATACATATTGAATTGAATGTTGTGGCGGCGACTAATAAAAATATTCAAAAGCTGATTGACGACGGGGAGTTCCGCCAGGATTTATTTTATCGTCTCAATGTTGTTACATTAGATTTGCCTCCTCTGCGTGAAAGGAAAAAAGATATTCCGCTTTTGCTGGAGCATTTTTTGTGTGAATTTGCAGAATCCGCGGGACGGACACCTGTTGAACTTACGAAAGATGCATTGGAATTTTTAATGGTTTATGATTATCCCGGTAATGTTCGTGAGATGCGAAATATCGCCGAGCGAATATCGATTTATATCAACAAAGCGAAGGCTGACAAAGCCGACATCCGCCCATTATTATCGGGAGCTTCATCAAGAGATTTTGTTCCGCTCAAAGACGCCGTTGATGATTTTGAGTCTGAGTATATTCAAAGAGCCATCGGGATATGCGGCGGCAATATCGCCGAAGCCGCCCGACGACTGGGTCTGGAACGCTCCCATCTCTATAAGAAGATGAAGAAGCTGGGATTGGAGTGA